The genomic stretch CATTGCAGGCCTGAGTCTGTTTGTGCAGGTCAGGTGCAGCAATCAGTGCTTTCCAATCAGCCATTATTGAAGACGATTGATGGGCTTCGCGTGTCGTTCATCGCATGTGATTGCACTGACTGACAGAACGGTTGCTAGCAGACCGACTAGGAACCCGATTGCGTGAGTATGTGGCGAGATGATTATCACACAATGAACAGCGACGCTTCCTGGGGGCGTCGATTGTATCGTGATCATTTGATGCACTACCTACTTGTCAAAACTTTTCCTTTGTCGTTTGGTTAACAATTAGAGATTCTATTGTGATCGTTATTATAACGGTTTTTTTGCACAGCACATCTACCGGAATAAATCATAATAAAACTGAAATAATTGTTCtaattgttcatgaattaaattaaaaactAGTTGAAGTCGTTCattttttaactgctttctGCAAACTTCGATTCATCGATTCATCAAATCATTATTCGACAATCTAAATTCTAGCTGTCACTTATAAGGGAATTCGACAAAAGATCATTACGACCCGTTTTCTTCTACGCTTTGTTGAATCACATACTTCATAAGCTTGATTCACAGTTTAAGTTCTCATCGAATGCTAGAGATCATTGAGGAAAATCTACAAACAAATTGTAATGTTAGAGCTCATTCTAATCGAATATATAGAAACGCCTTCATTGCGTGATTTAGAAACGTTTCACTTTTTACCCATGTAAGCAACGTTTGGTATAGTTCGAAAATATTCTCTAATAATCAATTGCCATGAGAAAACGCACATTCAACCGGTATTCTAACAGTGCATTTAAGTGGCTGTGGGAACAATCAGCTATTTGGAGCAATTAGAATCCGTTATTTCGTGTGTACgccaaacaaaataaatttcgtaaCATATCAATTATCATTGCAATTATTGTTATGTAATTGTCAGTGGATTGAACATGTGCTGCGGGAGGAGCTgtgaaaaaataagttttctaCACCGTGCGTTTCATCCGAGATTTAAAACTGCGAGGATTTGAGTTTATTTGAGAGTTCGGAGTTTTTAATCACACTTCACAATCGACCACTGATACTGTGATATAGAGATTCTTTATTTCATATTCGCAGCCTAAAATGACGTAGGAAACAAAGTAGCTGAGAAGTTGCACTTACCTGGATTACTAGTGGTTTTAATATTTCGTGAGAACTTCCTCTCAGGAGGGATTACAGCTGTCGACTGATCAGAACCTCCGGAATGTCTGAGctgataataattatattttatatagcGAACACTATTATTTATTTGGAACGATCAGTACGAAATTGTCTTATCAGTTTACCGTAGTTTGAAGTGGTTTTGTATTTGAGAAGTTCATTTTTTTGCATTGGTTTGTATGCATAATTCAAAGAAACACTTCGCAGTTACACTACGTTGTTAAAAAAAAGCTAGAGAGGGTTGCCTGTCCTATCAAACCCcttattcttattttttaacGTTTTGTATTTACTATGATTcactatatattttttaaagttgaaaattacaatttttctgtAAGAATTCTGAAATTTACGTTCTAGCAACACTGCAAAATATTATTTAGCATAACACTTTGGTagcacttttcttttttcgtcatGAATACTTTCAAAGAAAAGTAAAGCGATGGCAATGAAACTCactgcgaaaaaaaagttgctgaAGATGGAAAAATTTTGTCAGCTCAAGACAAAAAATCAATTAGCAGGAAATCAGATCgaacaacacggttcgtttttCGAGTGTAAGATCACGACTAAATCTATTAGATTTGTGTTGTAGTCTCCAACAAATAAAAGACTTAGTTGTAGCTTTAACGTCTATATTCTTTGGAGGTTGGAACAAATATCAATAGAGAAAATTGTGCTGTCAACCAGCTTAATAATTCACAGGCTTCTTAGTTAAAAGTCGACGAGTGTGATTGCTATGGAACATCTGCCCCTTAAAAGAGATCGTAGGATCCGAGCCATGCCGGAAGCCTTCGGTTACGAACGGGTTGATTGGAGCACTGCGGAATGATGCCTTCAACAACGACTTCTGGTGCTAGAACCTTTTCTTGGTCCAATGTTGGTTCGGCAGGGTGCAATACTTCAGGCAATTGTTGAATAGGGTGTGCCACTTCGGGCAGCATTTCAGGCGGTATTGAATTTCTTTGGAATCAGGATCGGCAGTTTCATCCGAACATGGAGTACACAGATTTTGCATTCCAAACTCCTCAAGCAGCACGGTCCATGGTAAATTTGATTCAGTAGCTTCACTAAAGGATTCCAGATGACGCTGTTGTAGCTGATTCGTATGAGAACGGATGAGACGACCGGTTTCCAGAAGCACAGCATACATGACGGAGCCTTTTCTCTGAATCACCTTGCCAGGAACCCATGAGGTTTGATTGTGATGATGAACCTCTGCGTACACTAAATCATCAGCGGAGAACTCTCTCTTGACGGTACCATGGCGTTGACTGAACTGGTTATTCTGCTTACTGTTTACAGCTGGTGTGCTTGATTTTCGGGGCTTAAGAAGATCCAGTGTAGTAGTGACGGGTCTACCTAGAAAAAGCTCTGCAGGTGACTTATGATCACGAGCATTTCGATTGGGTGTGGACCGGTAAACGGAAAGGaaagtttgaaaatgtcggaaAGTTGTTGGATTTCCCCCCTCTCGTAACTTCTTGAGTCCTCTTTCTAAAGTGTCCACAAAGCGCTCAGCCTGTCCATTAGACTGTGGATGGTAGGGCGCAATTGTTAAGTGGGTGATTCCAGCTTCATCACAGAATTGCTTGAATCGGGCGCTAACAAATTGCGAGCCATTATccgaaaccagaatttttggattGCCGAATCTTGAAAAAATCTCGTCTAGCATTTCCAACGTTTTCGTTGTGTTTGTGCTTCGAGTGCGGTAGATTTCTGGCCATTTTGAATATGCGTCAATTACCAGAAAGTAGTAGTATCCTTTAATCGGGCCAGCATAATCGATATGGACTCGTTCCCACGGCTTCGATGGAATGGGCCACGACTCCAGGTCCGTCTTGCGTGGTGATTTAGCAGCTTCAGCACAGGGTCTGCAGCATCAAACATATTTTTCGACGGCATCATCGATGTTAGGCCAGTACACGAAACTTCTGGCTAGGGATTTCATTCGCTCCATCCCCGGATGGCCTCGATGTAGTTGCTGAAGAATGCGTTTGCGAAAGCGGTTTGGCACAACAACTCTATCGCCGAACATGATGCAACCTAGGACGATCAGCAGACTGTCTCGGCGAATAAGGAATTGTTGGACAACTGGATCATTAATTGCTTTGGAATGATTGGGCCATCCTCCATTGATATGGAACACCACCGACTGGAGAACAGGATCTTTCGATGTTTCAGTAGCGATCATTTCAGACATCACAggtagttttgaagtagaatcacTGAGAAAGGTGTTGACATCGGCTTCCATTTGAACAGAAGCAATGACATATTCTTCGTCAGTTGTTGAATGGCATTTCATTAGTCGTGAAAGGAGGTCAGCGTGTCCAAAGTCTTCAGTGCGCACAAACTGGATGTCAAAATCGTACAGCATTAACGTAAGCGCCCAGCGTTGAAGCCGGTCAGCCGTGTATACCGGAATTCCTTTTTTGCTCCCGAACACCTTAAAAAGTGGTTGGTGATCAGTCTGCAAGGTAAACTTCCGGCCGAATACCATCTTATGGAATCGTGTTACAGCAAAAACCAGTGCCAAAGCTTCTTTTTCTATCTGGCCGTAATTCTGCTTCGCAGGAGTCAGAGATCTCGAAATGTGCGAAATAGCCTTTACTGATCCATTCGGGAAATGATGCATAATAACAGCGCCCAAGCCATTTTTGGATGCATCATTAATTTGTGATGGACCAAATCGACATTTTTCGACCTTCAGATGAAAACCGTACGTTTTGATCCGCTCCAGGACCTCATGAAGGCTTCGATTGTGTTCTTCTTTTGTCTTACCAGAAATCATGATATCGTCTAGATACGGCTTTACTCCAGGAATACCAGCGACCATGCTGTCAATAATCCTTTGGAAGGCACCAGGAGCGGACTTGATTCCAGGCGGCAGACGGTTGTATTTGAACAGTCCTCGATGAGTGTTTATCGTCAGATACTTTTGTGATTCCTTTTCAATCTCGACTTGCAGGTACGCATCAGAAATATCGAGTTGGGAGAAATAACGTCAGCCAGCTAGATCAGCAAAAATATCATCTGGATGTGGTAGCGAATGGGCATCTGATTCTAGCGCATTATTTAACCCTGTAGAATAGTCGCCACAGATACGGACGGAAACGTTGTCTGACTTACGGACTACTACTATCGGAGTTGCCCAGTCGGAGAACTTCACTGGTGAGATAATTCCCTTGTCCTGAAGACGTTGAAGTTCGGCATCCACCTTGGGAAGAGCAGCATATGCAACTGGTCTCTTGGGACAGTACACGGGACGGGCGTTGGGTTTCAGGTAGAGTTTAACTTTTGCTTTGGTACACCGGCCAAGTGTGCTCTGGAACACTTCCGGAAACTTCGTACGCAGCTTTTGCTCAATGTCTTCCGGCTTCTGATGCACAGCATTGACCAGTGAGTTGAAAGGAATCGACCATAGATGGAATAGATCGATTGTTTCAATTCCAAGGACATTCAAATCCGGGCTTGATGACACATAGACAATGCCAGCTTTTGTCACGCTTCGGATGATTATGTTTGCAAGGAACTCACCAGCCATGTTGATCTTGTCTCCGGAAGCGCTGATGGCGGTTATTTCAGTTTTGCTGATGGTTGGTTTGCTTATCACCTTCCAGGTCTGCGTAGAAATAATGGTGATATCAGAAGCGCAATCTAACTGAAGGACAGCTTCTTTGCCATTGATTCCAACGGTAACGTATTTCCTCTTTCCTTGAAGATTGATGCGTTTTACTGAGATCCCTATGGACTTCACAAATTCCTTGTACTTTTGTTTTTCGAACTTCTTTGCTGGTTTTGATTTTGATTCAGCGGATGAGCAGTAACCTTCTTTATGCCCTTTTCGTTTGAACTTGTTGCAGTTGTGGTCTTGATAGGAACATTCCTTTACGAAATGTAAATCACCGCAAAACCAGCACGGAGATTTCGGTTGTTTTTTCTTAGCAGGCTTGGTAGAAACAGCGTTGACGACGGATTTTTCCGGAACGGGCTTCTCTACCAACTTGGTGTCCTGCTTTAGATTGTTGAACCGATGACACTCCTCAACGAGATTTTCCAAGGTTAGCTTTGTGCCGTCTGCTGGCGAAGCATGCTCTTCAGGTTCCAATTTGCCGATCAATCGAGTTCGGATGTCTGCATCGCGGGGAGATTGTAGACCGCAAACAAAACGTAGCGCCTTGAATTGGTCATCGGTGAGCTTGGTGAGTTGGAATGCTTCGCAATGCTTGTTCACATAGGcagcataacttgaaaaatcgtCTGCTTCGTTCTTAGTATACTGAAGACAACGGTAACGATTGTTTGATGGCCAAAAAGTTTCTTAAGTTTATTCACCGTTTCGTCCAGGCCAAAATCGCGGGGATGTCTTGGCTACTATTTACGTATCGCTCGTGGAACTGGGTGCCGATTTTTCTTAAGAGTAGCCTCACCTTCGCTGGAGCGTCTAGATTCTTGCCGTCGACCTTGAAGACATCTCCGTAGCGAGCAAACCATGCGTCGAAGAACACTCCACCGTCAGGATCGTAGTAAAAATCTTCAATTTTCGTGGCCAACGATTCGATTATCTTCTCGCTTCCCAGTTGGCTGGATTGACCGGTTCGCTTGAGGAGTTGAATCTGCACTTGTTGGTTGACTACCAGTTCGGTAAGTCGGAGAATTGCGTTTTCAAATCCTGGTCGATCATCTTGCAAGAGTGTGACTGCTCGTCTTGAAGCAGCTTAAAATTGTCCTCGTCGCCAAGAATTGTTGTAGTCTCCAACAAATAAAATACTTAGTTGTAGCTTTAACGTCTATATTCTTTGGAGGTTGGAACAAATATCAATAGAGAAAATTGTGCTGTCAACCAGCTTAATAATTCACAGGCTTCTTAGTTGAAAGTCTTCGAGTGTGATTGCTATGGAACAATTTGTTTTCACAAATGctatttagatattttttgCGAAGTCTAGTCGCGCTTGTTTATTTTTGGGACTGCGTGCGAACTTGCTTCTACAACCCATGTTCCCTGATTTTGTGGCTAATCGTACTGTGGCATCGTATCGGACACTGAAAGCTGAAGGTTTTCCTTGGTGGATCGAATGGTCATCGAtggattttttctctatttcgcGAATGATCATTGTATCAGTACGTTGATCCATTTTACGCGCACCTCCTCTGCGTATTCTGTCAGCCACAGATTCTAGTTCCTTGTACTTTAACCATATTACCTGTACAGCTCCACGAATGATTCCATATTTTGCAGCAATTTTTCGTTGGAATAGGTTTCCCTTACAGTTTGcagattgaaattgaaatttttatgcATTGTTCGATAAGGATTGCTATGACCCTTCGTATGAAAGGTTACCCTTATTACTCACGCATTTCTAATTATTCAGCTATGCAAAAGTGTATCCAATCGGGTGGATTTTTTCATTGCGGACGTCACTGTATGTTCAGTGTTTTGAGAAAACTGTGTTGCATTGACTTTATTAATATTAGTTTGAAGGCTTGTGTGTTTATAAAACGTTTAGATTGCATGATCACATTTATTTGATTGTTGCTGAATCTGTTACGCGgttttgtttaatattttgTAGCCATTCAACACATCTGTACATATCTGTACTTTTTCACGAAAGTCTGTAATCTAACGTCTGCATTGAAAATGGACAAAACCTGCCGACTTTTAATGGATTTTCCTTCACACGCACTGTCGAAACTATCCATGCCGCATTAATCATAATAACCCataagtcagcagaaaaaattgacagctctattgGTCGAACTCTAACTGGCGAAAACAGTGAGGCTACTCCGTTCATAAGTgggcgcgttcaaagaacggtaccccgccgcgtcaaaaacggacatcgtgcggcacttcgTGGATGCTGGATATACCCGTCCTGGcaactacaacatcttggcactattggacaacaatcagagcatcgaaagaaagcccgattTCGGACGGCCGGCGGCCTTGAACGACAAGAAGcatcaaaggatgctgaagaggaagagcGAGGGAAAAGTGTTGGGAGGCCCAAACAGTAAAAAAGTCGAAAATAACGCAGAGGCAGCGGCTAAATAAGATGGTCAGGTCAATTTTTCCGACGAATCACGATATGGCGGTGGTGATGCAAGACAAGATCTATCGCATCCTGAATGGCAACgattggcagggcacttcgtaatTTACTTCAtacacgaaggaagtgagttcCAAGGTAAAGTTCATTTCAGGCTAATgcagtctcgatcaactagattagttgagagaattcgttatcgatattgttttcggcacattttgtatgttgtaggataagtacaacgatacaccgtgccccagtgcagagtcgagaaaatttccagctcgaaaagatcctaaacctgatcgggaatcgaacccgatatcacaaccgtgtggaagagctagtcgaccgacatcgctaaccacagtaccacggggaccaccatgGAATGAATGTATCATATAAATatagtttttttgtggaacacccctccttaaaatcagttttttctctataattttttctgtgattgtcaAAAAGCTCGAACCACCACGACTCTCGTCTGATAAGTAAAAAAGCAGCGAAATCAACAAAAACAGTGTGGGATGTAAATTGAGGCAAAAGCGTATTgactaaaaaataattatatatgAATAAAACGCTAAAAGATTACACAAATTGGACAAACATCGATAACAAGTTAATAAACAAATGAATAATCAGAATAAATAACCATCTAAACATCAAAAGTTTAcattcaaatataaaaaatttaaaaacttgaAGGATCACGAAAATATGAAGAGATTAAAACAacgaagaaattcaaaaacatcGAAATACAAAAAAACACGCTGAAATGAAGTTGTAAAAGTATTGAAGAAAATAGTTGAataggttgtttataagacacgaccgcagagttaacctagaatacgacagcctgtcttatgtaaatgtatttcttggaataggtttgggaatacactcaattggggtt from Wyeomyia smithii strain HCP4-BCI-WySm-NY-G18 chromosome 3, ASM2978416v1, whole genome shotgun sequence encodes the following:
- the LOC129728963 gene encoding uncharacterized protein K02A2.6-like: MIDQDLKTQFSDLPNCQLGSEKIIESLATKIEDFYYDPDGGVFFDAWFARYGDVFKVDGKNLDAPAKYTKNEADDFSSYAAYVNKHCEAFQLTKLTDDQFKALRFVCGLQSPRDADIRTRLIGKLEPEEHASPADGTKLTLENLVEECHRFNNLKQDTKLVEKPVPEKSVVNAVSTKPAKKKQPKSPCWFCGDLHFVKECSYQDHNCNKFKRKGHKEGYCSSAESKSKPAKKFEKQKYKEFVKSIGISVKRINLQGKRKYVTVGINGKEAVLQLDCASDITIISTQTWKVISKPTISKTEITAISASGDKINMAGEFLANIIIRSVTKAGIVYVSSSPDLNVLGIETIDLFHLWSIPFNSLVNAVHQKPEDIEQKLRTKFPEVFQSTLGRCTKAKVKLYLKPNARPVYCPKRPVAYAALPKVDAELQRLQDKGIISPVKFSDWATPIVVVRKSDNVSVRICGDYSTGLNNALESDAHSLPHPDDIFADLAG